The genomic segment CAGTTAAATGCTGATCCAACACAGCAATTTCGACCCTCAAAGATTCTGAACTTCTTGCCTGCAATTAAGACAAAACATAACATGAAGAAAGCTCCGTGCTAACTCACATACCATGGTGCATGTTCAAATGTTATCGACAGTTACAAGTGCAATTAATTGTCAACTTGACGATTGTATAGGTAAATTTGGAGCGGATATTTGAAGGTCAAAGTGGAGGAGGAgcaagataaaattaaatttcaaacaCCTGAATATGTATTGCTCATGAAAGACTCAAGAAATTTCAACAGAAAATTATCAAGGAGTCTTGTGCTTCTAACCATCAGGAGTTTTTACAGAAATGTGATCATCCCTGAAGGAGGGTGGTTCAATGGTTTACAGAGTTCTTCTTAACCTGTAAACTTAATTGTGCTTTCGGTAGACTCACCATCCCTTTCAAATTATAGTCTCAATAAAAATTGTACAATCAACTCAAGATGCGCTTCTGGTTTGATAACAAAATCCATCTGACATTGTCTATGGTACTTCCACAAGCTGACAGTAATAACCATAAGCTGCTCAGTCCAGTAACCCTCCTAATTAATACTTTTAGCTCTATTAATCCCAAAATATAAGGGACAAAGAAACATAGACAAACTTCACAAAGAAGCCTCGCACGCCCCATCCACCACCTGTTCGTGAGCCATACCCTTGACTGACTCACTCCACACTCTTAGCTCGTTCAGGAGCCCTGCCCAGGACTCCTTCACTAAAGGGGAAGTAGCAACAAAGATGGgagaatgaaatgcaaaacgGTTGAAATTTTACCTCCAACCAAAAGGTCCAGTTCTCATGGCTTGCACCACTTAATCTACATATGTATGATGGTGGTCCATTAGTAACCCTTTCAGGAGCTGTAAACATTTGCACAAGGATCAATATACAGAATCCGACAATctaaatccaaattcaaaaattaaatatatgtCACCTGGTAGTACACTATTAGCAAATGACCAACTGGATAATGGACCTGTTATGTTGAGCACCGCAACCCATACCTCTTTCAAGGACCTGAAAGCAAAATGGAGATAAATCTAAGTTCTAAGACAAATGCACTAACTTTATTTTTAGGTAGGCAAAAAGAAAACGTATAAGAGTGCCTGCTGCGTCCAGCTCCCAGAattcgagaaaaaaaaaaagcaactaaAAAGTCACAAGTTGGAGCTTCTATGCGACTTGACTTTATTATCAATTATGGTGTAAAAGCAATCCTGATTTTAAAGCACACATGGAGATGACTTCCCATCTTTATctttcatttcccaaatttATTGAGCTTGAGTTATTAGAAGGCCAATATCATACAATTCTTAGTGTAATTCAGCTAAGCATAAGTATATACACAGATATATGTCCAGACAGTTTTACACACCATGAAATgttgttttataatatatatagaaCAAATAACTGCAAACCAGAATGCTGAAGACCTATCAATTAGGCATTTCCGTTCAAGTTCTGCTCATTTGGATGTCAAATCATATACTATGCTAAGAGGGCCGTAAAGTACTGGACTAAGGTAAGGATAATTGGACTAAACAACAGGATAGACTGAATGTAAAATTACAGAACAAACTGTCACATTACTCAGTCAGCATATCAGTGTTTTACCCCAGGTGAAATTCCAAGTAAATTCTGCGGGACCCTCCATCAAGTAGAGCTTGTGGCCTATAAGTTTTTAGATGTGGAAAGTTTCTATATTGCTTCAAGACGTCATCTCTCTCTGCTGAGAACTTCAAACTTCCGGAAAACAAGTAAGATATTGGAAAAGTGCCCTGTTCAACATATTCGAAGTCAAATATTTACTCAATGTCACTCATGGATTCAAAGCAATTGTAATTCACAAATCATCAATAAGAAGTTGTTAGTTGAATAGAACCATGGCAGGACAAACATAATATTAGAAGCTAAAATGAACTTCAGTAATCACatgaacccccccccccccgggcgCCCGGGGCCCAACGTTACTGTTAACAGCTTAGAGGTTAGCTCATACTTTCTACTTGTTACATTTCATGGTCAGAGAAGAGTGGAGAGTTCGATTCATGAATTCCAGCAACTGTCCATGTCATTACAGACCTATAAGTTGTATGATTTTGTCCTCTAGACTAGTatctcatttatttatttattttttccctttcaCCCTTTCTTAGGAGAACTGCATCTAAAGGTTCAAAACATTGTCCTCTCTTGCTGTGCATGTATCTTTGCACCATGTTCATAACTTCTCCTTTATCTCTTTTTGAGGATAAGCAAATTCCAATGAATTGCATATGATTCTATGGTTCAAAGACTGTGTGCCAACTATCCAGAAAAGCAAAATCCTCATTATCACCAATCATGATCAATCAGCATAGAGAAAACAATCTAATAACAGACTTTCAGTTCCATTACACCAGTTgaatattaaaacaaattaaacaagaTGGTCTCTGCTCCCAGTTAGCATTCACCAGTCTGCTCTGTAGGCTGGAGGCACAAGCACTAAAAACCTAGCATGAAGCATCTTAAAgcaaaacaagtcatgaagccTAGTCGTATTACAATTCATAGGATACAATATGATTTCGTACCATCAATTATGCCATGCAGACAAAGGGGCTGGAAAATGGTTCTATGTCATGCAGGCCAATAATCAGATAAAATTTACCCGTTTGTCAGAAGAAAGTAAATGCACTCTTAGTCAAAATCATATTGCAGCAGAGGGAAACATATGATACATAAAAGACTTCTTTTTGTACTTACCAGCCAAGTCTCTTGCAGTGACAAATTTGCAGTATCAAAGGATAATTCTGAATCAATATGCAGTTCTCTTGCCACTTCTGGAGCATGTTTAAAGACGAAAAGAAGAGAATTTGAGTCAACCACGGAAAAATCATAACTGCAATCGTCAATATGACTTGCACCTGTTGATGACATTTTTGAAAACCCTGTTAGAATGTTCAACCATATTCATCCTATTTATACATTCAGTACCGTGCCAGAAAGTTTAGAAAAAATTTCAGAATGCTAAATCACAAATTATAACAGTCAGTAGCATGTAAATGAAGCTGTTCAGCAAGCAAATTGAGACACAAAGTACATGCTCTACCCAGCCAACCCCCATccacaaaaagtaaaaaaaataaaaaaaaaataaaaaagaaaaagagaaaagggtcTTTTCATAAGGATTCCACTTAGAATGCATACTCTTATACTGCAACTATTTTCACATATTCAACTGATGTTACTATATCTTTCGAGTACCTTTCAGTCTTTCATACCTGCAGTTCTGATAGTATGCTGGAAGATCACCCTTTTCGGAGCATCTGTGCTGTATGGAAAGAATTGAGATGACAGAGCCAGAGCAAGTATGCTTCCGTGCAGCAAGAATTGCATGATAGATGATCTTGCTAACCATTGGCCAACAACAGGCAAAAGAGGTCCGACGCACCAACCAGTCACAAGTCCAACAACTGCTGCAACTACAATGTCTGCTATAAAATATCCTGGAAACCAAAAACGTTACCAAGTATCTTGAAGGTAAAACATGAAACTCTCAAGGGAGCACTGGCATTTATAACTAAACCTTGCCATACTCACACTGATAACGCTTTTGGAACGTGAAAACTAATTGCAAATAAATATCACATAAGCATCATATTAAAAACCACTTGATACAAAGAAAGAGAAGTGAGCCTAACCATAAGGAGGTGGAAAAGACCCTGTCATTCCCATTTTCTCTAtcaaaaatgcagcaaggaaCCCACCAAAGTAGACTGAGTACAATAAGCAAGGAATTAAAGGAATCACGTAACATGCAGTTGACCTGAAAGAAGAATTTTGTTTGCCCCATTacgcagaaaataattaatcaaAATCAACGTTGAGCTCAAAGATGTCAAGCACAAAATTTGGGTTCATATTGACATCATAATTTGATCCTGTTCAAACTCAAAAACAATCTAAAACAGCATTATGACATATGGGACTCTATCCTAGAcataaagaaataatttttttctcagGTTAGCATACATCAATAGAGTACCATAAACAGATAAAAATTGTTACCTGAGAGAATCAAAACCAAAGGACCTTGTAGATAGCAGGAAGGAGATCCATGCAGGAAGCATGAAGACTGCCAACAAAAAGGTCAAGAAACCTCCATTTAACCCAGAAATCAGATACCCCTGCTTTCAGAAAATCATGTTGAAAATTAAATTCCTTATAATATGATCATTTACTTTCATTATACAACTCAGAAAGTCATTTGCTTTATGTTTATTTTGCACAAGTGGGTATTCTACATACCATTTTgaacgagttttttttttttgggggggaggGGGATGGAGAGAGGGTCGATATACATAACTTGTAGAAGTCAATTAACAACCAAAGAATAGCACAACATATAGGTCTCGCATACCAACGTCATAAAGGAGTACAACCCAAATGCTCCCCAAAACCTTGCTTCACCTGCCAGTTCCTGTAAAAGTATTATCAGTGGACTCATTATGTCCTGAGCActcaaattgaaaaatagaTCCTGCAAAGTAAAACTAGGCGACTGTGTAGAACATATGCTAAGCCTCTCTCTCATGTGGTAATCTCAAAAGCTAGAGAAAACATGAATATTAGACCATTACCCAGCTTTTTGTAACACTTTTCCTCCCTGCATATTTTGCAACAAGTACacttgaaaaaaggaaaaagcaatGAATGGTGGATAGGTGTGACtttaaaatcagaaataacgtaAACAAGAAGCTCAGGCACAACAAATCTGATCAGACTTGAAGATAGCCCAGTAACATCAGAAAATGCCCTTCTACCACTAAACTCCAATGTCTTAAATTTCAAATGTGATGTAGAATGAATTTCCATTGGGCTTTCCTTTTTCCCCTTTAGATGAATTCAAATATGACCAAATACATGATTGTTGAATGCACATGAATGAAAAGGCGAGATGTTCACAAGTTAATAGACCAAACAAAATCAGTAACACATTCTGCAGTTATACTAGTTCATAATTTCCACAGATACATACATTTTGTACCAAAATAGCAATGATTTCCATCTAAATTACTCAATTCAACGAAAAAAATCCTCTTTTATTAACATAGTTTCTTTAAATGAATAATCAACATAAACAGAGGTGAGCAGAGTGAAAAATCACAGGGTTCAGTACAAAAAACTTTACCTCTTTTGATGATTTGACTACTGAAACATTTTGAGAGAGAGGAAAATTTCTCCAAAAGAATCGTGGTGCTAACAGACCAAGAAGTGAACACGGTATGAACATCAAAAAGGCCAAGTATGAATTAGAAAACCTACATCAGGAAATGAAAGTTATGTTCTAAAATGCTATATCATATACTAAAGGAAACCAATATGCCAAAAACTACTCTAGTAGCAATACAGTATTAAACCAGTACCAGTTCATTGAATGTCTTGTGAACAGCAATCTCAAGATTGCAAAAACAACTGGAAAAATAATGGCCAGTAGAATCCCTAAAGCATGATGTAGCATTCCTGCAGAGAACAGTGCAGTAATTAAACACAATGGAAGAACAATGTCACCTGCAACAAAGTACCTTCAGGTTCAGCTGCATTCCCATTACCTTTGATAAAGTCAAAGAGAGTCATAAATGAACAGGAAAACACTCTATTTGGAAATCGCAAAAAAATTGGCATAAGTAGGTAGATGGCAAGAGGAATACTATGAAGCATCACAGCCAGCTGTCTTGGATAGATTACCTGAGAAGGATTTTAGAGATCAATTCAAAGAAAGAGTTTATCCTCTTAACAACCCACCTACTAAGGGAagataaaataaagaaagaatacATTGAATGGATATGACTGCTGGGTTAACTAAGTTGTACGAAATAATGATATACATGAGTACACAGAGATGAAATCAATAAGAATTCAAAGGGTATAACGCACCAAAAACCATGACAAGTAGTCAAAGAAAACTGCCCGTTCATCATGATTTGCAGCATGTCTAAGAGATTCCCTTTCACGTGCATTTTGTAGCATAGAAGAGTTAGTGAAGGCTTTAACTACACTAAATAAATTATCCCCACGTGCTTGCATGCTTCCAGGTCTGCTTCACCAAAATAGTATGCACCAGATCAGGCATATGGTAAAGAGAAAGATACTGGCAATCAACTAAGAGAACTTCCAGCAAAATCTACTTCATACAGTAATCTTTCCACTGTATCTGAGGAAGTATGATAAAAGTAACCCCCAAAGAGAAAGATGATGTCCAGTCCAGGAATATCCCCATAATCTTGGGCAAACATTCTGTAATCTGTATCACCAGGTATAGAACCGAAAGCATCCTGAAGGTTTATTTGCCCAAAAGAAAAAGTTATAAAGATATCAGCAGGAAACTACAAAAAGATTATTGAccaaagaaagaagggaaagtTAAAAAACACCACATGGAGAGTCTAGATAAGCTTTAAAAGTCTCGTCTGTTTAAGTGAATGGAATCAGACAGGCAAATGTTAAAACAATACTCCTTTATTCTTTACCAGACCAGAAAGCAGGAGAAGGAAAGTTTCAACAAATTACAGAGAAGTAAAAGTGAAAACCTGAGCAGCACTATTAGCCATGGGATATATAGCTGCTTGAGCATAAATGTATGAAGGCCATGATCCAGGTCCAGATTGGCATACTAGATCTGTTAATTGAGCAATTCAAGTGTAGGTTCAGCTCTAAAGAAATTAACAATAGGCTCAGCTATGAAAGAAAATGTGTGCCATGCTGGGGGCAAAAACTAAAGGTCTGAACCTCATATATGGCATGTAATTTTGCATaccaggaaaaagaaaaagaagaaaaaagcacaGATCAATTAGTTCATCTATAAGCATACATTTCAAAGACAAAACTCTCCGTGGTGTCTAACTAAATATGCAAACATCTAATGCTCAGTTAAAACAGCTTTGGTAAGTTATTCTTGGGGAAGTGACCTAAACATGTGAATCAAATACAATGGCAATCTATGTTTTATGTCTTAGTCCATAGAGATGCTTGCAGGAATCCTAAAGCAAACACCATAAGTACATGGAACATTCAGCAATGCTTATATCAATATGGTAATGCACTTCAAATAACATTTAATCTCTCAGATAAGCTGCACAAAGCAGCCACTGATACGTGAATTCCTTATCTTTTCATTAGTAATCCACCAGATCATAACTAAATTGATCCAGAAATATTCTACTATTACTTAATAACTCTACaattctcttttatttcttgcaAATTCACCAAACTCCACCTAGGAAAATTCTGCTTCTTAACACACACTTCATCTATATCCTGTAATCACTCCACCATCAATTTTCAATTACATACTTAGTACGACATTTACAACAGTTTTGGTCCACAGATGGATTGCTTATCATTCATCATGATGACTACATATCTGAGGTTTTTAGTACAGTTTCAAATTCAACTTAAAAAATAAGAATGGAAGCCAGCTCATAGATGATGATGAATCGGTACATGTGATTCTACTTGAGCTAAATGTTACTCTAACTAGAGTTGATCATAGTCAAGTGTGTTAAATTCAACTTAAAAAGTTTCAATAAAGTTGCATATTTTTACAAATAGCAGCTGGTACTTACCAGTTCCACCTGTACCAGAAGCTTCAACATCTATAAAAGCCCCAACAGTATCACGCCATCTATGTGTTGTCATGAAACCATGTGAGCCCTGAATTAGCCATAAAACAGATCATTGGAAGATAGTTTCTGTCAATGTAAATCTACTAATCAACAAGATACAATATGCAATGTCCTGGTACGCTAGAGTTTCTGATGATATGTTCACTGAAGGATTTCATTTCGgtggtttgtttctttttccctaGAAGTACTATTGTAAATCTTCAGAGCATACCA from the Coffea arabica cultivar ET-39 chromosome 11e, Coffea Arabica ET-39 HiFi, whole genome shotgun sequence genome contains:
- the LOC113717183 gene encoding uncharacterized protein, whose product is MPLFRPSAGDVAGFKVLCCLGIMYGLMSLLVYSVVHMKFITPLGMDAPLDRFSEARAVEHVRVLSKDIGGRQEGRPGLRQAALYIKTQLEMIKERAGPNVRIEIEETTVDGSFNMIFLGHSISLAYRNHTNILMRISSIDSRENDPAVLVNGHFDTPPGSPGAGDCGSCVASMLELARLCVDSAWVPLRPVIFLFNGAEELFMLGSHGFMTTHRWRDTVGAFIDVEASGTGGTDLVCQSGPGSWPSYIYAQAAIYPMANSAAQDAFGSIPGDTDYRMFAQDYGDIPGLDIIFLFGGYFYHTSSDTVERLLPGSMQARGDNLFSVVKAFTNSSMLQNARERESLRHAANHDERAVFFDYLSWFLVIYPRQLAVMLHSIPLAIYLLMPIFLRFPNRVFSCSFMTLFDFIKGMLHHALGILLAIIFPVVFAILRLLFTRHSMNWFSNSYLAFLMFIPCSLLGLLAPRFFWRNFPLSQNVSVVKSSKEELAGEARFWGAFGLYSFMTLGYLISGLNGGFLTFLLAVFMLPAWISFLLSTRSFGFDSLRSTACYVIPLIPCLLYSVYFGGFLAAFLIEKMGMTGSFPPPYGYFIADIVVAAVVGLVTGWCVGPLLPVVGQWLARSSIMQFLLHGSILALALSSQFFPYSTDAPKRVIFQHTIRTAGASHIDDCSYDFSVVDSNSLLFVFKHAPEVARELHIDSELSFDTANLSLQETWLGTFPISYLFSGSLKFSAERDDVLKQYRNFPHLKTYRPQALLDGGSRRIYLEFHLGSLKEVWVAVLNITGPLSSWSFANSVLPAPERVTNGPPSYICRLSGASHENWTFWLEARSSESLRVEIAVLDQHLTESATKLKSLFPNWMDVTAFSSFMSSYVF